A genomic window from Sphingobacterium spiritivorum includes:
- a CDS encoding winged helix-turn-helix transcriptional regulator, with protein MTTIKESSTIQENKRYALSQCPVTYVMEKIGGYWKPIIIYHLHTGDKRYSELKRAIPAITEKVLIQHLKQLEADQLIIREAKPVVPPFVTYKLSAAGKGLFPVIDAMANWAFQDMEKVFDRK; from the coding sequence ATGACAACAATTAAAGAAAGCTCAACTATACAAGAAAATAAGCGATATGCTTTATCTCAGTGTCCTGTAACCTATGTAATGGAAAAAATAGGCGGTTACTGGAAACCAATCATTATCTACCATTTACATACAGGAGACAAACGATACAGTGAACTTAAAAGAGCTATTCCTGCTATAACGGAAAAGGTACTGATTCAACATCTTAAACAACTGGAAGCGGATCAACTCATCATCAGAGAAGCGAAACCTGTAGTACCACCCTTTGTTACCTATAAATTGAGTGCTGCAGGCAAGGGGCTGTTTCCGGTAATTGATGCGATGGCAAACTGGGCTTTTCAGGATATGGAAAAAGTATTTGACAGGAAATAA
- a CDS encoding DMP19 family protein — translation MEFLPIIEKEKFKGQSDKDWDFIYTILDPYQHAIDEVEDENVILNQLCDDQHTLLIYDALYGQVTNGGFLQLIHNGYGPFVFDPVFIEDLERWSLNATAELLKEANVIYLNHKDYLEEERDLREFSALCKHFKEFEPFDDLFYEMMEDEVSRFRKYIEDHIADFAKIV, via the coding sequence ATGGAGTTTTTACCGATTATAGAGAAAGAAAAGTTCAAAGGCCAGTCAGATAAAGATTGGGATTTTATATATACGATTCTCGATCCCTATCAGCATGCAATTGATGAAGTCGAAGATGAAAATGTAATTCTTAATCAATTATGTGATGATCAGCATACCTTGCTGATATATGATGCGCTGTATGGACAGGTGACAAATGGTGGTTTCCTGCAGCTGATACATAATGGTTACGGACCATTTGTTTTTGACCCGGTGTTTATTGAAGATCTGGAAAGATGGAGTTTGAATGCCACTGCCGAATTATTGAAAGAAGCGAATGTGATCTATCTGAATCATAAAGATTATCTGGAGGAAGAGAGGGATCTGCGAGAATTTTCTGCTCTTTGTAAGCATTTTAAAGAATTTGAACCCTTTGATGATTTGTTCTATGAGATGATGGAAGATGAGGTCAGTCGATTTCGTAAATACATAGAAGATCATATAGCAGACTTTGCCAAAATAGTATAG
- a CDS encoding DUF4870 domain-containing protein yields MDKKTLSILSYVTIIGWIVAYVKNKDLQPKSDLVNYHLKQGFGFFILSVIINVALSVIVFIVPALTFLSYIGIILFILWIFGLINAVNEQKKPIPVVGKMFEGKFDFID; encoded by the coding sequence ATGGACAAAAAAACACTTTCTATCTTAAGTTACGTGACAATCATCGGATGGATTGTTGCTTATGTAAAAAACAAGGATTTACAACCAAAGAGTGATTTAGTAAACTATCATCTCAAACAGGGATTTGGATTTTTTATTTTATCAGTAATTATCAATGTAGCACTTTCTGTGATTGTGTTTATAGTACCGGCCTTAACCTTTTTGAGCTATATCGGTATTATCCTGTTTATCCTTTGGATATTCGGCCTGATCAATGCCGTGAATGAGCAAAAGAAACCTATTCCCGTTGTAGGAAAAATGTTTGAAGGCAAATTTGACTTTATTGATTAA
- a CDS encoding fatty acid desaturase — translation MSFLDHVLQRPSYGWKDDNGNLIKPTKGQIFKEFFSRLNIIKDKHNWLPFFSWLKVFCLIPFFFIFLTNYLSWGTLIAAFVYSMIIMGTHGTIWHHRYCTHGAYKFKNGFWRFFTQNLTINVIPEEIYVISHHVHHAKSDQPGDPYNAQAGFLYCFLADVNHQPIAKDLSESDYNRVKLLMKHTGVPANSYTQYQKWGSYVNPGYAVLSWVLNWSFWYLAFYLMGGHALACSLFGAAGFWAVGVRTFNYEGHAKGEDKQREGTDFSEHDKSINQLWPGIVAGEWHNNHHLFPKSARSGFQPHQVDLAWYYIKLLHQVGAVSSYRDDKKRFYDQYHNPYLKIKAEQKANLSRIKKEQLVAAPVIKLDSTVKQDLTK, via the coding sequence ATGTCATTTTTAGATCATGTACTACAACGTCCTTCTTATGGATGGAAAGACGATAATGGAAATCTTATCAAACCAACTAAAGGTCAGATTTTCAAAGAATTTTTCAGCAGACTCAATATTATAAAAGATAAGCATAACTGGCTACCTTTTTTCAGTTGGCTAAAAGTATTTTGTCTTATTCCGTTTTTCTTTATTTTTCTGACTAACTATTTAAGCTGGGGAACCCTTATCGCTGCCTTTGTATATAGCATGATCATAATGGGGACTCACGGTACAATATGGCACCACCGATATTGTACACATGGTGCTTACAAATTCAAGAATGGATTTTGGAGATTCTTTACTCAGAATCTTACCATAAATGTTATTCCGGAAGAAATCTATGTTATATCTCATCATGTTCATCATGCCAAGTCAGATCAGCCGGGTGATCCTTATAATGCACAGGCTGGATTTTTATACTGCTTCCTGGCAGATGTGAATCATCAGCCGATTGCTAAAGACCTAAGCGAATCGGACTATAACCGTGTTAAATTACTAATGAAACATACCGGCGTGCCAGCCAATAGTTACACTCAATACCAAAAATGGGGGTCGTATGTCAATCCCGGATATGCTGTTCTATCCTGGGTGCTGAACTGGTCATTCTGGTATCTTGCTTTTTACCTGATGGGAGGACATGCTCTGGCATGCAGCCTTTTTGGTGCTGCCGGTTTCTGGGCGGTCGGTGTACGTACATTTAATTATGAAGGACACGCTAAGGGAGAAGACAAACAACGTGAAGGAACGGACTTTAGTGAGCATGATAAATCTATCAATCAACTCTGGCCCGGAATAGTTGCCGGTGAATGGCACAATAACCACCACCTGTTTCCTAAAAGTGCAAGAAGCGGATTTCAACCGCATCAGGTGGATCTGGCCTGGTACTATATCAAATTATTACATCAGGTTGGGGCGGTAAGTTCATACCGGGATGATAAAAAAAGATTTTACGATCAGTATCACAATCCTTATCTGAAAATTAAGGCGGAACAAAAGGCGAATCTTTCCAGAATAAAGAAAGAACAACTTGTAGCAGCACCTGTCATCAAACTGGACTCAACAGTTAAACAAGATCTTACAAAATAA
- a CDS encoding sensor histidine kinase, translating to MEAQKLSSVEKTAREGYALRFTDSLSSLNIQMKALELAKKNNDKEDEAICYAYLALTHRRLLHLREFAHYAELSYDVAATISDKRAKAYAAMAMASLRSYIDDKSNAIDYFLQAYDLFIKVQDYDMSARIGADISYLFSSGSQIKVKKYADEALRYAIKSGNPESILHARLAVGSYLSDAIVSGNLPQWSEVVSFFNETILLAEKDEEKIVSKSNIGIAYINLAVLYMNGPQPVDEEAFLSNLEKATSIAKQYDLKNIYRSSIGLKGQYFMQKGEYQYAENLFKEGIDYQLTLPYKDNDVLATFYSCLKDVSILQNNYKAYYEYDKLFARYNRLKHDHTTQQMLQNADARYESEKKISRIQQLEQENRLQEKNKLLGYAIAAVLLIGLIFMYRSYYYRQRYYQNREDNLQQQQANNELKVQLMEKETLENLAEKLSLERRLLRSQMDPHFIFNALGNIQSMILQHDPTMAVSYLGKFAKLTRQVLEQSRMETITLEDEIQTLRNYMELQQLRLNNSFDYEIHCNDDLDTDILLPPLLIQPFIENAVEHGLKPLLDRRGLLTLSFSVNEEDNILVCTITDNGIGLKESRKRRPKDAHRSLSSQITDERLRHMLKDNPHTEFRVEESDKTDSSRGCVVILHIPIN from the coding sequence GTGGAAGCACAAAAACTGTCTTCCGTCGAAAAAACAGCACGTGAAGGTTATGCTCTCCGCTTTACCGATTCACTATCCAGTCTGAATATCCAGATGAAAGCGCTGGAACTGGCAAAAAAAAATAATGATAAAGAAGATGAAGCGATATGTTATGCTTATCTGGCGTTGACGCACCGTCGTCTTTTACATCTCAGGGAATTTGCACACTATGCTGAACTTTCCTATGATGTCGCCGCCACAATCTCAGACAAAAGGGCTAAAGCGTATGCAGCGATGGCGATGGCAAGTCTCCGTTCCTATATTGATGACAAGTCTAATGCAATAGATTATTTTTTGCAGGCTTACGATCTCTTTATAAAAGTTCAGGATTATGACATGTCTGCACGTATCGGAGCAGATATATCTTACCTCTTTTCTTCGGGCTCTCAGATCAAAGTAAAAAAATATGCGGATGAAGCTCTGCGATATGCGATCAAATCCGGAAATCCCGAAAGCATATTACATGCACGTCTCGCTGTGGGCAGTTACCTTTCGGACGCTATAGTCTCCGGAAATTTGCCTCAATGGTCGGAAGTCGTTTCATTTTTCAATGAGACTATACTCCTGGCTGAGAAAGATGAAGAGAAGATTGTAAGTAAAAGTAATATAGGAATTGCTTATATCAATCTTGCTGTATTGTATATGAATGGTCCTCAGCCTGTAGATGAAGAAGCCTTTCTTTCTAATCTGGAAAAAGCCACATCTATAGCTAAGCAGTATGATCTTAAAAATATATACCGCAGCTCAATAGGTCTTAAGGGTCAATATTTTATGCAGAAGGGAGAATATCAATATGCCGAAAACCTGTTCAAAGAAGGTATTGATTACCAGCTGACACTTCCCTATAAAGACAATGATGTATTGGCGACATTCTACAGTTGTCTAAAAGATGTGTCTATATTACAAAATAATTATAAAGCCTATTATGAATATGATAAGCTCTTTGCAAGATATAATCGGCTGAAACACGATCATACAACACAACAGATGTTGCAAAATGCCGATGCCCGGTATGAATCTGAAAAGAAAATATCCCGTATACAACAATTGGAGCAGGAGAACAGATTACAGGAGAAAAACAAGTTGCTGGGCTATGCTATTGCCGCTGTATTACTCATCGGACTCATCTTTATGTATCGTTCCTATTACTACAGACAGCGCTATTACCAGAACCGGGAGGACAATCTGCAACAACAACAAGCTAATAATGAGCTCAAAGTGCAACTTATGGAAAAGGAAACACTGGAAAATCTTGCTGAGAAATTATCTTTAGAACGCAGATTGCTCCGCTCGCAGATGGATCCGCATTTCATCTTCAATGCATTAGGCAATATACAAAGTATGATCCTGCAGCATGATCCTACAATGGCCGTTAGCTATCTGGGTAAATTTGCGAAGTTAACCCGGCAGGTTTTGGAGCAGTCTCGTATGGAAACCATTACACTGGAAGATGAGATCCAGACATTACGCAATTATATGGAGTTGCAACAACTTAGGCTCAACAATAGCTTTGACTATGAGATCCATTGTAATGATGACTTAGACACCGATATTCTTTTACCTCCCCTATTGATCCAGCCGTTTATAGAGAATGCGGTAGAACATGGCCTGAAACCTTTACTTGATCGAAGAGGATTATTAACACTATCATTCTCTGTGAATGAAGAGGACAACATTCTTGTCTGTACAATTACGGATAACGGAATTGGCCTGAAAGAATCCCGAAAGCGGAGACCAAAAGATGCACATCGTTCGCTTTCTTCCCAAATCACAGACGAACGCCTCCGTCATATGCTTAAAGACAACCCCCATACTGAATTCCGTGTAGAGGAGTCGGATAAAACAGATAGCAGTCGGGGTTGTGTGGTAATTTTACATATCCCTATAAATTAA
- a CDS encoding LytR/AlgR family response regulator transcription factor, whose translation MYRTIIIEDEYHLREALSIMLEIAAPAKVQVIGYAESAEEAVKLIDRLRPDLIFMDIMLKNGSGFDVLQQVTYRSFHLIFTTAYEEHAIRAFKFSAIDYLLKPIDPEDLKTAIERIEQFRGKFLEESQVAELTHNLRKNPDKIVLPTQEAMHVVKIDQIIRCETSGSYTTFFLTGSKNIMVSKSLKNYEDILLPPLFFRVHQSHLINTNYIKSFSREGLIYMDDKTIVPVSRARKEAFFRLMKSD comes from the coding sequence ATGTACAGAACTATTATAATCGAAGATGAATACCATTTGAGAGAAGCTCTTTCCATCATGCTGGAGATTGCCGCTCCGGCAAAAGTGCAGGTTATAGGCTATGCCGAAAGTGCTGAGGAAGCGGTAAAGTTAATAGACAGACTCAGACCGGACCTGATCTTTATGGATATTATGTTAAAGAACGGAAGCGGATTTGATGTTCTCCAACAGGTAACATACCGGTCATTTCATCTTATTTTCACCACTGCTTATGAAGAACATGCCATCCGTGCTTTCAAATTCAGTGCAATAGATTACCTTCTAAAACCTATAGATCCGGAAGATCTGAAAACTGCTATAGAACGTATAGAACAGTTTAGGGGGAAATTTTTGGAAGAGAGCCAGGTGGCGGAGCTAACCCATAACCTCAGAAAGAATCCTGACAAAATTGTCCTGCCGACACAGGAAGCAATGCATGTTGTAAAAATAGATCAGATCATCCGTTGTGAGACATCAGGATCTTATACTACGTTCTTTCTAACCGGTTCCAAAAATATTATGGTTTCAAAATCCCTTAAGAATTATGAGGATATTCTCTTGCCGCCGCTGTTCTTCCGGGTACACCAGTCGCATTTGATCAACACCAATTATATCAAAAGTTTTTCCAGAGAAGGTCTGATTTATATGGATGATAAGACTATAGTACCTGTGTCCAGGGCCAGAAAGGAAGCTTTTTTCAGATTAATGAAGTCAGATTAA
- a CDS encoding NmrA family NAD(P)-binding protein, with protein sequence MKITITGSLGNIGRFLTEKLLQSGHHVTVVSHSKDRKPEIERLGADAAIGSISDVVFLRNAFKDADAVFAMTPPNMGGTHIISNTVEAGKAMAQAIKESAVSRVVMLSSIGADLPDGNGPIAALHQIEKAYAGLEGVSVTFLRAGYFFTNFYNDIPLIKTAGITGSNYPSSTSIPLVHPFDIAMAAAERLEQPFTGKNMQYVISDFRTAGDVADVLGNEIGQPELPWIEFTDEEAFQGMMQAGVPEEIAGLYVEMGAGIRAGKIQTDFKNVGAPVTGQVKLEDFAKAFAGRF encoded by the coding sequence ATGAAAATTACGATTACAGGTTCTTTGGGGAACATAGGAAGATTTTTAACGGAGAAACTTCTTCAATCCGGACATCATGTAACTGTGGTAAGCCATAGTAAAGACCGTAAGCCAGAAATAGAAAGGCTGGGTGCTGACGCTGCTATAGGATCAATAAGTGATGTTGTTTTTCTCCGAAACGCTTTTAAAGATGCAGATGCTGTTTTTGCAATGACACCACCGAATATGGGAGGTACACATATTATCAGCAATACGGTAGAGGCCGGTAAAGCAATGGCACAGGCTATAAAGGAGTCCGCTGTGTCTCGTGTAGTCATGTTAAGCAGCATTGGTGCTGATCTGCCGGACGGAAACGGACCGATAGCAGCCTTGCATCAAATTGAAAAAGCTTATGCAGGACTGGAAGGCGTATCAGTTACTTTTCTGAGAGCAGGTTATTTCTTTACCAATTTTTATAATGATATCCCTTTAATAAAGACGGCGGGTATTACAGGATCAAATTATCCTTCCAGCACAAGTATACCTTTAGTTCATCCGTTTGATATTGCAATGGCTGCTGCGGAAAGACTGGAACAACCTTTTACAGGAAAGAATATGCAATATGTTATCAGCGATTTTCGTACCGCCGGTGATGTAGCTGATGTATTAGGGAATGAAATTGGTCAACCTGAATTGCCTTGGATAGAGTTTACAGATGAAGAAGCTTTTCAAGGCATGATGCAGGCAGGTGTACCGGAAGAGATTGCCGGATTATATGTAGAAATGGGAGCAGGGATTCGTGCAGGGAAAATTCAGACAGATTTTAAGAATGTGGGGGCACCTGTAACCGGACAGGTTAAATTAGAAGATTTTGCGAAAGCATTTGCAGGTAGATTTTAA